The genome window TGAGAGCGCGTCTGGAGTTAACGGGCTCTGAACCCCCGCAGCATGTTTGGCTCAGCTCCTGAAGGACATGAAGGCCCTGCCGGAGGATCTGGCCCTGCATTACCTGCACCAGACACTGGGGGCGCTGGAGCACCTGCACCGCAGAAGAGTTCTCCACCTGGATATTAAAGGTGTGGAACAATGAGGCCTCACAGTTGTATCCGTTGCTCGTTTGACCTGCAGATTTTGGGTTTCGTTGCGCTGCAGACTTTTCTTTCTAGCTTCCTGCAGCCGTCAGACTAAGCGGCCTCTGCATCTGCGCCGGACGAACGCTTGCATGCTTTACTGGCTTCCTGTCTGAATCCTGCCTGTGGCTTTTCTTCCAGCTGACAACGTTCTGCTGTCTgcagactgcacacacacattcctctgtGACTTCGGCCTCTCTGAGACGTTGGACTCTGACGCTGGCGGCACCAAGGCCTTCAGGGGTGAGTGGGTTCTGACGCGCCGCTCCACAGACATGGGCGTTTGGTCGGTAACTGTGCTTCGTGGCACTAGGAGCTGCGTTCCCCGGCACAGAGACCCACATGGCCCCTGAGGTGGCGCGAGGGGACCCGCTGTGCACCAAGGCCGacgtgtggagcagctgctgcatgctGCTGCACATGCTCAACGGATGCCACCCGTGGATCCGCTACTACTCTCACCCCCTGTGCCTGCAGGTGAGAGCCCACGTCAGACGCTTCCGAGCCGTCGCGCAGGGACTCTGACCCACTTGTGTTGTGTTGGACAGATCGTCAACGAGCCGCCGCCTCTGTGGGAGGTGCCGTCCAGTTGTAACAACTTCACAGCCCAGGTGTTCAGGGCCGGACTCCGGAAGGACCCCGACAGACGGGCGTCCGCCCGGGAGCTCCGGAGGAAAACCACCAAGGCCCTCCGAGCAGGTCGACAACCTGTCGGATCAAAACCATCTAGGTTTACAAGGTTCAAATGGCAGTGTTGTGATTTTTACTGCGTCATTCACAGTGGGAGGCCTCAGGCCCTGGTCCGTCAAAGCTGCCTGTGAGACGCTGTATCGCAGCAAACTCCGGGCGGAGGACGGTCCCTGCTCCTCGTCCACGGGCATCACCTCCAGGAGGCCTTCAGACGCCGGCTCAGCCCCTGTGATGTACTGGGTGAGCCCATGGAGAACCACGGCGGCCGAGGAGGACTGGGAGGACACGGGCTCAGACCACGACTCTGAAGTGCTGGGTTCTCTAACTAGGGAGGGGGACTCTCAGCCCCGATCTCTGCGCGATGACTGCACCGAGGACAAGATCAGCTGGGGCTCTGGGTCCGACCCTGAGGTCGACATGTACTTAGGAGAGGACGAGTTCCTTCAGAAGTGGCTGAAGACTGACGGGGACTACGAAggggactgggaggaggaggaggaggaggaagatgaggactgggactcctcctccacagaacaCACCTGTGCTCTCACAGGACTTTTCCCTCTGTTGCAGAAAGGCCAAGAGACAAATGACAGTTCATGGgggtcagaaccagaactggaGCACCTCCGACATGGTGAGTTGTCCAGCAGCAAAGAGTTCTGTAGGTACAGGAACATGTCAAAGACCTGAAAGATGTTGTCTGCTCACAGACGTTCCTGCAGGCACCACGTTCCAGACTCTGTCCCCTGAACCTCGGGACGACCCCCCGTCGTGTTTCAGCTGCTCAGAGTCGTCGCCCATCGACGCCTCAGACAAGGTGTGAACGGCTGCACATATGAGTGAACCTGCTTCAAGGGTTGAAGCCTCTGAAGAGCGTTTGTGTTTTGCAGGACTCTGATCATTCGTCTGACGACATGAGCTCTGGAGTCTTCTCCTCGTGTCCCGACGGACGCCTGGAGTGGTTGGCCTCAGCCAGTCAGCTGCCCTCTCACTGCTTCCAAGGTAACACAGCCGCCGATTCTCTGGCGCGTGAAGACGTTTGCCTCTGTGTTCATCTCCACTGGCTGCTGTGACGCAGGCATTGACATCTGGATCGAGAACATCCAAGGCGAGTGTCTGAGGATCCGAGAAAGCCGACAGGTCAAAGTGGGTCATGTCGCTGTGGGAATCAGTGATCAGGTAGGTTTCAGTCCCCTGATGAGTTTACTGACCCATGGAGGACGGCCTCAAATAAAAGAGCTGAGACTGGACttggaaata of Betta splendens chromosome 19, fBetSpl5.4, whole genome shotgun sequence contains these proteins:
- the LOC114845633 gene encoding mitogen-activated protein kinase kinase kinase 14 isoform X1, which gives rise to MARPQISPDAPLGLSAGSELSLLHCQEEKTETLVPQLSRVMQHGTAQHMVPAGPEQSEEDSRVCIVAQAESEDFQEFSPTSTRGPCCSRLLRARVEGAAHSSDSEGEDFITLHVQPQRKQRRKSRRRRSEGEGEEPPMIRGLWVQEIDWLRPAQREAPGPLSADADAAGGSDSDQDQDQDSASTRSHGSDSDSSCCAEDDADDDSPFDLMHVSDFKPWSWTGSERSMLGLCLNAPWGFDGATHVVDELRGKVTHVPKLMAPPFFRDLMKRTWKSREHVSEGLLFHPQLQPVASQYREGAEYSVLHHIQNGSYGDVFSVRDKRTGFQCAAKRIPLIHFSSEEVSSWSALTSPRVVELFGAVKQGVSVVLFMDLKPACLAQLLKDMKALPEDLALHYLHQTLGALEHLHRRRVLHLDIKADNVLLSADCTHTFLCDFGLSETLDSDAGGTKAFRGAAFPGTETHMAPEVARGDPLCTKADVWSSCCMLLHMLNGCHPWIRYYSHPLCLQIVNEPPPLWEVPSSCNNFTAQVFRAGLRKDPDRRASARELRRKTTKALRAVGGLRPWSVKAACETLYRSKLRAEDGPCSSSTGITSRRPSDAGSAPVMYWVSPWRTTAAEEDWEDTGSDHDSEVLGSLTREGDSQPRSLRDDCTEDKISWGSGSDPEVDMYLGEDEFLQKWLKTDGDYEGDWEEEEEEEDEDWDSSSTEHTCALTGLFPLLQKGQETNDSSWGSEPELEHLRHDVPAGTTFQTLSPEPRDDPPSCFSCSESSPIDASDKDSDHSSDDMSSGVFSSCPDGRLEWLASASQLPSHCFQGIDIWIENIQGECLRIRESRQVKVGHVAVGISDQLSGRTFTLETVDRKTVSFDQQITESGLWLRCVPAPDRCQRWRWRIRDGELELRE
- the LOC114845633 gene encoding mitogen-activated protein kinase kinase kinase 14 isoform X2, producing the protein MARPQISPDAPLGLSAGSELSLLHCQEEKTETLVPQLSRVMQHGTAQHMVPAGPEQSEEDSRVCIVAQAESEDFQEFSPTSTRGPCCSRLLRARVEGAAHSSDSEGEDFITLHVQPQRKQRRKSRRRRSEGEGEEPPMIRGLWVQEIDWLRPAQREAPGPLSADADAAGGSDSDQDQDQDSASTRSHGSDSDSSCCAEDDADDDSPFDLMHVSDFKPWSWTGSERSMLGLCLNAPWGFDGATHVVDELRGKVTHVPKLMAPPFFRDLMKRTWKSREHVSEGLLFHPLQPVASQYREGAEYSVLHHIQNGSYGDVFSVRDKRTGFQCAAKRIPLIHFSSEEVSSWSALTSPRVVELFGAVKQGVSVVLFMDLKPACLAQLLKDMKALPEDLALHYLHQTLGALEHLHRRRVLHLDIKADNVLLSADCTHTFLCDFGLSETLDSDAGGTKAFRGAAFPGTETHMAPEVARGDPLCTKADVWSSCCMLLHMLNGCHPWIRYYSHPLCLQIVNEPPPLWEVPSSCNNFTAQVFRAGLRKDPDRRASARELRRKTTKALRAVGGLRPWSVKAACETLYRSKLRAEDGPCSSSTGITSRRPSDAGSAPVMYWVSPWRTTAAEEDWEDTGSDHDSEVLGSLTREGDSQPRSLRDDCTEDKISWGSGSDPEVDMYLGEDEFLQKWLKTDGDYEGDWEEEEEEEDEDWDSSSTEHTCALTGLFPLLQKGQETNDSSWGSEPELEHLRHDVPAGTTFQTLSPEPRDDPPSCFSCSESSPIDASDKDSDHSSDDMSSGVFSSCPDGRLEWLASASQLPSHCFQGIDIWIENIQGECLRIRESRQVKVGHVAVGISDQLSGRTFTLETVDRKTVSFDQQITESGLWLRCVPAPDRCQRWRWRIRDGELELRE